One Streptomyces formicae genomic window, TTCTGCAGCAGCTCGGGCGAGGTGTGCTGGATGTCGTCCAGGTGGAGGAGCACGTTGTTGCCCGCCTCGAGCGCGAAGTTGACCTTCTCGATCTCCTGGCGTGCCGTCGCGTTCGGCGCCTGCGCGGGGTCCAGCGAGGTGACGCCGTGGCCGAGCGCGGGGCCGTTGACCTTGACCAGGACCAGACCGAGGCGGTCGGCGACGTACTCCATGAGTGTCGTCTTGCCGTATCCGGGCGGGGAGACGAGCAGCAGCAGGCCGCCCGCCGTGCCGAGCTGCTTGTCGAGGCTGTCGCCGATGAGCGGCAGGTACACCTCGTCGATGAGGCGGTTGCGGACGAAGGAGGACATCACCGTGGGCCGGTACTCGTCCAGGCGCAGCCTGCTCCGCTCCGCCGCGACGAGTTCGGTGCGGCGGGCCTGGTAGGCGCGGAAACCGGGCACTGTCCGGGTGCGGAAGTCCTGCGTCCGGGCGAGGAGTTCGTCGACCCGGACGGTGAGGCGGCGCCCCTGGACGCGGGGGTGCGTGCCGAGGAGGCCCTCGACGGTCTCGGCGGGTGGGGCGGCGCGGTCGTAGCGCTCCAGGTCCGGGCAGAGCTCGACGGCGACCGCCTCGGCCAGGTCGTCGCCGCCCTCGCCGGTGGCGGCCGCGTACGAGGACAGCCACGCCTGGACCAGTTGCCGCCGCGGCGCGAAGTCGACGACGCGGGCCAGGTCGTCCTCGTACGCCGAACTGTCCGCGGCCCGGCGGAACGTGTCGAGGAAGGCGCGGGTGGACTCCGTGGTGACGAACCCGGCGGGGCCCGTGGTGAGCTCGTCGAAGAGGTACGCGGCGGCCGGGGCGCCGATGTGCCGGGCGAGCTCAGCGCGGAGGTCGTCGATGGCGGGCACGAGGCCGAAGGTGTCGCGGGCGCGGGCCAGGGACACCGCGCGCCGCGTCCACAGCTCCCGCTCGTCGGCCGTCGTGTCGTGCGCCCAGAAGCACTGGGCGGCCGCGCGCGCCTCTGGCGTGTGCCGCAGCGGGCCCGCCTCGTCGTACAGGCGCAGCAGAGCGCCGAGGATCAGGGTCGCGTCGTGGTCGTGGACACCGGGCTCGTAGCCCTCGTCGTACGCCGCCTGCGCCGCCGCCCGCACCAGGGACGGCAGGTCGTCGGCGGCCAGGAGGGCCTCGGGGCCGTGCTCGTCGAGGAGGCGGGCCGCGAGGTGTTCGGCGCGGTAGACCTCGGCGGTCTCGGACGGCAGGAGCTGGTTCCAGAAGGGGCGCAGCTCGGCGAAGGACGGGTCGGTGACAGGGGCGCGGTAGTCGGTGCCCGTCAGCGCGAAGGACATGCCGTCGCCGTCCGCGGTCGGGACGAGCGCGAGGTCGAGGGGCTGGGTGTTGACCGCGAAGCGGTGGCGGCCGAGGCGGATGGTGTCGCCGCCGTCGCCGTACAGCTCGGCGCGGTCGCGCAGCGAGCGCCCGGCCTCCTGGCGGGCCGCCTTCAGACGGCCCGCCAGTTCCTCGGCCCCCACCTGGTCGTCGAGTTCGCGCAGTTCCTCGATGGTGCGGCGCACCTTGCCGACCATCGGGTCGGAGGCGAAGTACGTGTGGATCTCGTCGGTGGACGCGAGCGTGGCCACGCGCCGCGCGACCGTCTCCAGGACCCTGGCCGCCGAGGTGGCGAGGCGCTCGGCGTGCCGGGCCCGGGTGTCGGCGAGGGTCTGCTTGCGGGACGCGAACGCCTCGTACACCTCGGTGCGCCGGGTGTCGAGTTCGGCCAGGAACTCGTCCGATTCGGCGAACCGCCCCTCCAGGTTCTCCAGGTGGAGCAGGAGACGGGCGAGCTGGTCGTCGCAGCTCCGGGGGGTAGCAGCGGCGGCGAGCGCGCCGGTGACGGCCTGACCGAGGAGGGCGAACTCGGCGGCGAACTCGGCCCGTCCCTCGTGCGCGGTCAGCTCGCGGCGCCGGGCGTCCAGCGTGGCGCGGGCGCGGTTCACGCCCGCGAGGACCTCGGCGACGCGCTCCAGCACGGCGGTGCGGACCGTGGCATCGCCGATGTCGAGTCCCGCGACGACCTCGGTGACGGTCTGTAGCTGCTCGGTCAGCTCCTGGAGCCGGTCCGCGAGGGGTTCGGCCTCGGCGACGGTGGCGAGGGCGTCGGCGTCGGCGGTCAGTTGTTCGATGTCGGCATGGTGCGCGGCGAAGGCGTCGGCGCGCTCCAGGAACGCGACGGCACGCTGTCCGGCCGACGCGATGTCGGCGGCCAGCCCGTCGGCGAGCGCGTCGACGCGGTCCGTGTCCACGTACCGCAGGTCACGCAGGGTCAGCAAGTGGCCCTGCGCGCGCCGCAGTTCGGTCAGGCGTACGACCCACTCGGCGGCGCCGCGCGGGGCCTCGCCACGGATGCGCCGGACCAGAGCGGTGATCCGCGAGGCGGCTTCGTCGAGCGCGTCGGCGGCCCGCGCGGTCAGGCTCCGCACGGTCTCGAACTCGGCGAGCACCTGCTCGGCGGTGGCGCGCACGGCCTCCAGCGGGGTCCGCAGATCGCCCACCTCGGCGTCGCCGAGCCAGTGGAAGGAGTCGGCGGCCCGCACGCAGGACGCCGCGAGCTCCGCGTACACCTCCGCGGTCGGCGCGGTGTCGGTGAGGGACCGGGCGATGGAGAGGCAGTCGGAGATGCCGCGGACCAGCTCGGCGTTGCCGATGCGTGCCAACGGCCCCTGTCCCGCGGGACGGGCGGCGGCATGGGTGTCGGAGACGTACGGGGACTGCCACAGCTGCACGGGGTGGACCCGCGCGGCCTGCGGGGAGTCGGCCCGCAGCACGGCGAGGGTGCCGTCGTCGAAGAGCGCGTACCCGTGACAGGTCAGGGGAGTGGCGATCTCCTTGCGGATCGTGTTGTACGGCAGGAGCAGGCTGCGGCCTTCCACGCGCGCGTGGAAGGCGAAAAGGACGTCCTCGCCGTTGGGCGAGCGCACCACGCGCTCGAATTCCAGGCCGGCGGTGTCCAGGGCGTCGAAGGTCTTGTGCGGGCCCGTGGCCAGGCAGTAGCCGCCGGGGAAGACGATGCCCTGGTCGTCGGGGAGGCGGCGGCAGGCCCGTCCGATGCCGTCGAGGCGTACGACGGCCTTGGTGAGCGTGTTGAGGACGAGGTGGCGCCAGGCGTCCTCCTTGTAGGGGCGCACGCGCAGCAGGATCAGCGCGCCCACGCGCGCGTGGGCCACCTCCGCGTCGGCGAGGGACTGCAGCGGCTCGTCGACCGGCTCCTCGTAGACACCCCGCCCCGTCTCGGTGTCGTTCTCGATCTTGACGGTGAGGGTGCCGCCGGTGGTCCCGACGAACACCTCGCCGCCGATGGAGACGTGCGGGTGGCGGCCCAGGACGTGGTCCTCGCGGGTCGCCTCGGTCCAGGTGACGTCGTGCGACGGCGGGAACACGTGGTCGCGCTCGCCCCGCGCGTCGAGGAACTCGGCGCCTCCGTCGCTGGACAGTGCCCAGCGCAGGACCCGGATGTCCTCGGTCTTCTCGCCGGTCCGGAAGACGGCGAGGAGCCTGCCGTCGGTGAGTCTGAGCTGGAGAAGGCGGGCGTCGCGGTAGTAGCGGAAGAGCGCGGCGAACTCGCGTACGAAGGCCGGGTCGTCGAGGAGGCCGGGGACCGCGCTGTCGTGCAGCCGGTTCAGATCGCGGTCGTGCAGCGCGAGCACGTCACCGACGGCGGTCTCGGACTTCGGCCCGAGGTGGGCGGCGTACCCGAAGAGCAGGGCGTCGCCGACGGCGACGATGTCGCGCGGCACGCACGGCTGCTCGGTGGGGAGGCTCCCGGTGCCGGTGAGCGTCAGCTCGGTGGAGCCGAAGGCGGCGGCCCGCTGCTCGTTGAGGGCGGTGGCCCGGTCGGCCAGCTGCCGGGTCCGCGTCGCGAGGCGGTCGCGCAGCACCTCGTACGTACCCGCGTCCGGACCGCTTCCTCCGCTCGCCATGCCTGACTTCCTCTCCTGTCCTGAGTTGCGCGGTCCTGGGTTCCGCGTGCGGTGTCGGTGCTGGCCGGGGCCGCTCACCCCCGTGGAACGGCCCCGGCCGGTCTGGTCAGCTCCGCTGTGCGGCGGAGCCGTTGAGCTGGGTGAGCGGCAGGTCGGCCAGGCCCAACTGGGCGGCCTTGTCGAGCAGTTCGTCCAGCCGCCCGGACTGTTCGCCGCCGCTCTTCATGAGCTTCATCAGGAGGGCGGAGACGGTGAGGTTCTGCACGTCGGACGGGGAGACGGAGCCGAGCACCCTGGTCAGGTCGTCGGTGAAGCTCGCGCTGCCGTCCAGCCACGGTCCCGCCAGGGCCTGCGCCGTCTCGGAGTTCTGGACGAATCCGTCGACGCTCTTGCCGAGCGCGATCGACGACATCAGCCGGTCGAAGAAGACGGACTCGCCGCCGACGATGCTGATGTCGGCGTTCTCCAGACCCGTGGCGAGTACGGTGGCCTGCGCCTCGGCGACCTGGCGCTGCACCTCGATGCCGGCGAGACGGACGTCCTTCTCCGCCTCCAGGCGGAGCCGGTACTCCTCGTGCGTGCGGGACGCCTCGTCCAGCGCCGCCATCGCGGCCGCCTTCTCGGTCAGGCCCGCGGCCTCGGCCTTCAGCTTCGCCTCCACGCCCTCGGCCTCGGCGCGCATCCGGGCCTCGGTGGCCTCGGCCTCGGCGCGGCCCGCCTTCTCGATGGCCCCGGCCTCCTTCTCGCGGACCTGCACGGCGGCAAGGCCCTCGGCGGCCCGTTCGGCCTGCACGGCCTCCGCGAGGCGGAGCTTGGCCCGCGCGTCCAGGTCGGAGGCCTTCAACCGGGCCTCGGCCAGGGTGATTTCCTCCGCGGCACGGTGCGTGGCGGCCTGCTCGGCGGCCTCCGCCGCCTTGATGCTCTTGACCAGGCCCTCCTGCGCCTGCGCCTCGGCGGCGATGACGACGGCCTGCCGCTCGCGCTCCGCCTCCTCGACGGCGCGCAGCTTCTTGATGGACTCCTCCTGCTCGGCGACCGTGCGGTCCACGGCGACGCGCTCGCGCACGACCTCGGCGATCTCCCGCTTCTCCGCCTCGACCTCCTTCTCGGCGGCGATGCGGGTCAGCTCCGTCTCGCGGTCCCTGGCGATGACTTCGAGGAGCCGGTCCTTCTCGATGCGCTCGTTCTCGATGGCGATGACCCGCTCGCGGTTCTTCTGCGCGACGGCGACCTCGCGGGCCTGGTTCTCGCGCTGCACTCCGAGCTTCTCCTCGGTGGCGAGGAACGCGCCCTGCGCCCGCAGCCGCTCCTCCTCCATCACCCGCGCCGTCTCGGCCTCCTCGCGCGCCCGCACGGTGTCGACCTCGCGCTTCTGCTTGATCTCGGCATCCGCCTGGCGGCGCTCGAGCTCCAGGATCGCCTCGCGCGCGTCGACGTTCTGCCGGGTGATCTCCTTCTCCTCGTTCCGCGTGTACTCGTTGGTGCGCACGTGCTCGACGGCCGTCAGCTCGGTGATCTTCCGGATGCCCTGGGCGTCCAGGATGTTGGCGGGGTCGAGCTGGTTGAGCGGCGTCTGCTCCAGGTGGTCGATCGCCGCGTCCTCCAGGCTGTAGCCGTTCAGATCGGTGCCGATGACCTGGATGATGCGGTCCCGCAGTTCGTCGCGCTTGGTGTAGAGGTCGGCGAAGTCCATCTGCTTGCCGACGGTCTTGAGCGCCTCGGAGAACTTGGCGTTGAACAGCTCCTGCAACGTGTTCTGGTCGCTGGCGCGGGCCGTACCGATGGCCTGCGCGACCCGGATCACGTCCTCGACGGTCTTGTTGACGCGTACGAAGAAGGAGATGCGGATGTCGGCCCGGATGTTGTCCCGGCAGATCAGGCCGTCCCTGCCGGTCCGCATGATGTCGATGGTCTTCACCGAGATGTCCATGACCTCGGCCTTGTGCAGCACCGGCAGCACGACCTGCCCGGTGAAGGTCACATCGACCTTCCGCATCTTCGAGACGATCAACGCCTTGCCCTGCTCCACCTTGCGGAAGAGACGGGTGAGGACGAGCAGCAGAGCGACGACGACGATCAGGACAGCGGCGACGGACACGCCGATGCCCAGGGTGATGGCATCCATGGTGAAGTCCTCGGGATTCCTGGGGCGATGGGCCCGGTGAGCGGGTGCAGCGGGTGGAGTGGGGGAGCGCGCGCGGGGCGGCCGCGGAACGCGGCGTCGGGGTGCCGGGGCTCTTGGATACGAGAGGGTCAGCCGTGGTCGGCGCGCGGGTGGCCCGGGTCGAGTGACGCGGCGTAGGGCGCGACCCAGAAGAACTCTCCGGCGTCGTCGTACGCGTACAACAGCGCGCTGCTGCCCGCCGTCAGCGCGCTCTCGCGCGCCCGCGGTTCCTGCCTGACCTGGACGACGGCGACGGCACCGTCCCTGGCCGCGACCTCCGCCTGACCGAAGCCCGCGTCCACCCGCCCCGTGCGGATGGTGCAGACCGACCCGATGAAGTCCTGCCGGGAAGGGCCGGGTTCGTCGGGGAAGAGCTTGGCGAGGGGGCGTACGAGGCCGCGCGCGCCCTGCCAGGCGAACAGCAAGGAGACGAGCAGCAGGACGACGTCGGCCGCGGCGTGCGCGAGCCCGGTCAGCCCTGCCCTGCCGATGAGTACGGAGCCGGTGAGGGCGCTGAACCAGCCCGCCAGGACCGCGAGCGAGACCGCCACGGTGACCGGCACTCCGCCGAGTCCCGCCGGATGGAGGTCCACATCGGCGTCGAAACCGTCGGCTTCGGCCCCGCCGACCATGACGAGCAGCCAGAAGACGAGGACCACCACCAGGGCGGAGGTGAAGGCGAACGCCGGAAACCCCGTGGCGGCGTCGAAGAACTCCCGCACTTGTCCGCCCCCTTCGCGCTTCCGCAGCTCCGGCCCCGATGCCGGATTCCGCTTCCGCAACCCGGCACCGAGGCCAGGCCCCCGTTTCTGCCGCGCCCATCATGACCCGACGGCGCGCCACGGTTCATTGCCGGATTCCGGCAATCTTTACGCGTTCTTGATGCCGGACGTGCGGGGGCGGGGGCGCCGCCGTCAAGACGTTCGCGGCGCCTCGGTGAGCAACTCAGCGGTCGTCTCCGGGGCCCTCCGCACCCCCGTGCCCTCCACGCCTTCCACGCCCTCCGTGTCGAATGCCTGGGCGACCCCGACGGCCTGGGGCGATTACCTCCGGGTAAGCGCGGGCACTGCCGCCGGGACTGCGAAGAACCCTTCGTGCGCCGCGTGAGGGAGCGGCATCATGGTGCGGATCTAGTGAGGGGTGGAAGATATGCGGGGCAGAGCGAGTGTGGAGCGGATGGCATGAGGTTGACGGTTTTCTGGGAGCGGATGGCGGCTCACTTCGGAGCGGGGTACGCCGATTCCTTCGCGCGTGATCATGTGATGGCGGAGCTCGGTGGACGTACGGTTCATGAGGCGCTGGACGCGGGCTGGGAGGCCAAGGACGTCTGGCGCGCGGTCTGCACGGCGATGGACGTACCGGCCGAAAAGCGCTGACTCCGGGGCGGCCCCACGCGCGCGTGGGCGGGTGCCGACCGACAGGGGTGGCGACCGAATGCCTCCGGAGTGGGCGAGACTGGCACCGTGGCACCCACAGACGAGACCGTGCAGGTCACCCAGGACACCGCTTCACTCGGCACCACGCCGCCCACGCAGCCCCCCACCGGGGCCGACGCGGGCCGAGGCGCCCGCATGCCGCGCTGGCTGCCCCGGGCCATGGTGCTCGCCCTCGCGCTCATCGCCTGTTTCCAGCTGGGCAGTTGGGCCTTCCACCAGCTGACCGGCCTGTTGATCAACGTATTGATCGCGTTCTTCCTGGCGCTCGCGGTCGAACCCGCGGTGAGCTGGATGGCCGCGCGCGGCCTTCGCAGGGGCTTCGCCACCTTCCTCGTCTTCCTGAGCGTCGTGATCGCGAGCGCGGGCTTCATCACGTTGATGGGATCCATGCTGGCGGGCCAGATCGTCGACATGGTCGAGGACTTCCCCGACTACCTCGACAAGGTCATCAGCTGGATCAACCAGACCTTCCACACGGACCTCTCCCGCGTCGAGGTCCAGGACAGCCTGGTCCACTCCGACTGGCTGCAGAAGTACGTGCAGAACAGCGCCAGCGGCGTCCTGGACGTGTCCGCGCAGGTCCTCGGCGGCCTCTTCCAGCTCCTGACGATCCTGCTCTTCTCGTTCTACTTCGCCGCCGACGGGCCCCGCCTGCGCCGCGCCCTGTGCTCGGTGCTGCCGCCCGCCAGGCAGGCCGAGGTCCTGCGGGCCTGGGAGATCGCCGTCGACAAGACCGGCGGCTATCTGTACTCGCGCGGCCTGATGGCCCTGATCTCCGGGATCGCGCACTACATCCTGCTCCAGGCACTGGGCGTGCCCTACGCGCCCGTGCTCGCCGTCTGGGTCGGCCTGGTGTCCCAGTTCATCCCGACCATCGGCACGTACCTCGCGGGCGCCCTGCCGATGCTGATCGCCTTCACGGTCGACCCCTGGTACGCGCTCTGGGTGCTGGTCTTCGTCGTGGTCTACCAGCAGTTCGAGAACTACATGCTGCAGCCCAAGCTCACCGCCAAGAGCGTGGACATCCACCCGGCGGTCGCCTTCGGATCGGTCATCGCGGGCACCGCGCTGCTCGGCGCGGTCGGGGCGCTCATCGCCATCCCGGCCGTCGCGACGCTACAGGCGTTCCTCGGGGCGTACGTGAAGCGGTACGACGTCACGGACGACCCCCGGGTCCACGGGCACCGGCGCCGGGGCGGAGCGCCCCTCGTCGCGCGCGTGCGGCGCGCACTGCGCGGGCCGAACCACCCCGCGGCCCCGGCGGAGTCCGAGACCGGGCAGGACGGCCCGGACGGTCGTCAGTAGGAGCCCTTGGGCGCGGTGGTGCGCGTCAGGGCCCTGTCCGCCGCCTTGAGGATGGCGCCGAAGGTGCGCGTGATGACCGGCCGCGCGAGGCGCCGCGTGAGGAACGGGCCGAGCAGCGGGACGGGGATCTCGGCGCGAGTGGTCCAGCACACCCGGGTGCCCCCGTCGACCTCGGTGAACGTCATGCGGCCCAGTTCGTGCCGCGACGGGGGCAGGCTGCGCTCCACGACGTACTCCGTGGCATACGGCGGGTCGTACCGCGTGATGCGCTCCTTGAACCAGCCGATCAGCCAGAGGTGATCGCGCACGGCGCCCACTCCGTAGGGCGCGCCTTCGCCGCGCCGGGCCAGGCGGCAGCGCAGGACGAGGGGCGAGCTCGTGTAGTGGGTGGTCGTGGTGAGCCAGCTGAACACCTCCTCGATCGGGGCGGCGATGACGCGTTCCACCGTCATGGTTTCCATGTCCTGCGACCTCCTCTGTCGAGCGGGAGCACCGCTTCGGTGCGGTGCAGCTTGTCCGGGTTGCGCACTCCGTAGAGGCCGGTGATCCGCCCGTCGTGGATCTCGAACGCGACCAGCCAGTCGAGTTCGCCGTCGGTGACGAATCGCGCCGCGGGCATGCCGTTGTACGTGGCGGGTTCGACGGCGGTCGCCGCAGTGGTGGTCCGGATCACGCCGAGGACGAACCGCGCGACATCGTCGCGGCCGGTGATCGGGCGGCGTGCGGCGACGACCTTCCCGCCGCCGTCGGAGATCTGCACGACGTCGGGCGCCAGCAGGTCCATCAGCGACTGGATCTCACCGGTCGCCGCCGCGCGCAGGAACCGCTGGACGATCTCTCGTCCGGCATCGGAGTCGGGTTCGAAACGGCGCCGCCGCGCGTGGACGTGCCGACGGGCACGGTGGGCGATCTGCCGTACGGAGACCTCGTTCCTGCCGACCGAAGCGGCGATCTCGCCGTGGGTGTAGCCGAAGACGTCGTGCAGCACGAACACCGCGCGCTCGGTCGGGTTCAGGGTCTCCAGGACGAGCATCATGGCCATCGACACCGACTCGGCGAGGATCGCGTCCTCGCTCACCTCCGGCGCGGTACGGATCGGCTCGGGCAGCCACGCGCCGACGTACTCCTCGCGCCGTGCCCGGACCGCGCGCAGGTGGTTGAGCGACTGCCGGGTCACCACACGCACCAGGTACGCGCGCGCGTGCTCCACGCTCTCCCGGTCCACCGCGCTCCACCGCAGGTAGCTCTCCTGCAACACGTCCTCGGCGTCGGCGGCGCTGCCCAACATCTCGTACGCGATGGTGAACAGCAGCGGACGGTGCTCGTTGAAGGCGTCCTCGGCGGAGGCGTTCTCGTTGAAGGCGTCCTCAGCCATGGCTCGGACCTCCCGCTCCCACGCGCGCGTGTCGGCGTCTCGGCATCACACCCGGCTCCTCTCCTCGGCCGCCCATCGAGACACCGCGGACCGGAGAACCGTGACAGTGGACCGCTGTGATTCAGTTCACAGTGCGGATCAGGGAGGGTCTTTGCGCCAGACGAAGACCTCGGTGCTCGGCCGGCGCTCGGAGAAGCGGCCCGAAGGGGATGCCTCCGTCAGCAGTCGGCGCAGGTCCGCCTCGAAGACGTCACGGCGCGCGCCGAACAGGTGCGGGGTGGAGAACGACAGCGAGAACACCGACGAGACGACGTCGTCGACGGAGCGTTCGAGCGCCTGCCCCGCGGGCACGACGAGGCGCCGGGGGCCGTGGAGGCCCGCCCCGGCGAACACCGCGGTCTCACCGCTCGGCGTCCCGTGCGGGAGCACGCCACGACCGGCCCGCCGGACGGGACCCAGATACCGCCGCACCAGTTCCCCGATCGCCTCCTGGGGCACCGCCGGATGCGGAAGGCCCACTACGGAGAGGTCCTCCGTCTTCAGGTCCGAGATGTGCACCAGTGCTCCACCGGGCCGGAGCATGTCCCTGACCGTCGCCGCCACCAGGTCGCGGTCCATCCAGTGGAAGGACTGCGCGAAGGTCGCGACGGTGAACGTGCCGAGCCCCGCGGGCAGCTCCTCGGCGCGGATCCGCACCCAGCGCGTCCTGTCGGTCACGCCGGCCGTCGCGGCGTCGCGCGCGGCCTCGGTGAGCATCCCGCTGTCCGGGTCCACGCCGACGACCTCGGTGAACGAGTGCGCGAGGGGCAGCGCGACGGTGCCGGGACCGCATCCCACGTCGAGCAGGCGTCCCCGGCCGTCGAGCGCCAGTGCCTCGGTGAGGGCGTCGGCCAGGCCGGGCGCGTAGGGGAGTCGCCCGCGCCGGTAGTGGGCGGCCGCACCCGAGAAGAGGCTCTCGTCCCACTCCCAGTCGGTGTCCATGACTGTTCACCATCCTTCGTGCGTCGTGTGTGCTTGGTGTGCTTCATGAGGGTGCCGACTCGCCGCACGATGCGCTTGACACTAAAATCGAACATCCATTCTCATGGGTTGTCCGGCGGCGATTTTCCGGGGGTGAGCGGGGGGAACCCTGGCAGGCTCCGGAGGATTTCGGTGAGGGATTGCCTCGAGTTATCCACAGGCTGGACGGGCGTCGGGGCGGATTGTCAGTGGCAGGCGTTAGCGTCTTTGACGTGAAGCGATCGACTCAAGCAAATCGGGTGGAACCCATGGCAGGAACCGACCGCGAGAAGGCGCTCGACGCCGCGCTCGCACAGATTGAACGGCAATTCGGCAAGGGCGCAGTGATGCGCATGGGCGAGCGGCCGAACGACCCCATCGAGGTCATCCCCACCGGGTCGACCGCGCTCGACGTCGCGCTCGGCGTCGGCGGCATCCCCCGCGGCCGTGTGGTGGAGGTGTACGGACCGGAGTCCTCCGGTAAGACGACCCTCACGCTGCACGCCGTGGCCAACGCCCAGCGCGCCGGTGGCGCGGTCGCCTTCGTGGACGCGGAGCACGCCCTCGACCCCGAGTACGCGAAGAAGCTCGGCGTCGACATCGACAACCTCATCCTGTCCCAGCCGGACAACGGCGAGCAGGCGCTCGAGATCGTCGACATGCTGGTCCGCTCCGGCGCCCTCGACCTGATCGTCATCGACTCCGTCGCCGCCCTGGTGCCGCGCGCGGAGATCGAGGGCGAGATGGGCGACTCGCACGTGGGTCTCCAGGCCCGTCTGATGAGCCAGGCGCTCCGGAAGATCACCAGCGCGCTCAACCAGTCCAAGACCACCGCGATCTTCATCAACCAGCTCCGCGAGAAGATCGGCGTGATGTTCGGCTCGCCGGAGACCACGACCGGTGGCCGCGCGCTGAAGTTCTACGCTTCGGTGCGGCTCGACATCCGGCGCATCGAGACCCTCAAGGACGGCACGGACGCGGTCGGCAACCGCACCCGCGTCAAGGTCGTCAAGAACAAGGTCGCGCCGCCCTTCAAGCAGGCCGAGTTCGACATCCTCTACGGCCAGGGCATCAGCCGCGAGGGCGGCCTGATCGACATGGGCGTGGAGCACGGCTTCGTCCGCAAGGCCGGCGCCTGGTACACGTACGAGGGCGACCAGCTCGGTCAGGGCAAGGAGAACTCGCGCAACTTCCTGAAGGACAACCCCGACCTCGCCAACGAGATCGAGAAGAAGATCAAGGAGAAGCTGGGCGTCGGTGTGAAGCCGGAAGCCGCGGCTGCCGAGCCGGGCGCGGACGCGGCGGGCACGGCAGCGGCCGATGACGCCGCCAAGACGGTGCCCGCACCGGCGGCCAAGGCCACCAAGTCCAAGACCGCGGCGGCCAAGAGCTAGTCCGTGACGCGACGAACCGACTGGGCGGACCACACCGCCTCCGAAAGCCGCCCCGGCACCGCGGGGCGGGGCCACGGGGGCGGTGTGGATCAGGGTGACCACGGCCAGGGCGGCGGCTTCGGAGAGGACGGCTTCGCGGAAGGCGGCTTCGGGGAAGACGGCTTCGGGGACGGCGGAGGTCGCGGACGCGGCCGACGGCGTCGACGGCGCGGCGGTTTCGACGGCCACCAGGACAGCGGCTCCCCTTCCTCGTCGAGGGCCGAGAAGGGGGAGCCGCCTACGGGGGATCCGGCTGAGCGGGCGAAGGGCATCTGCCTGAGACTGCTCACCGGAAACCCTCGTACGCGCAAGCAGTTGGCGGACGCGCTGCGCAAGCGGGAGATCCCCGATGAGGTGGCTGAGGAGGTGCTCTCCCGCTTTGAAGAGGTCGGTCTGATCAACGACAGCGCCTTCGCGGAGGCCTGGGTGGAGTCCCGGCACCACGGCCGGGGTCTGGCCCGGCGGGCACTCGCGCGGGAGCTGCGCACCAAGGGCGTGGACTCCACGCTGATCGACGAGGCCGTGGGGCAGCTCGACTCCGAGCAGGAGGAGGAGACCGCGCGCGAGCTGGTCGCCCGCAAGCTCCGCTCCACGCGGGGCCTCGACCGCGACAAGCGACTGCGCCGCCTCGCGGGCATGCTCGCCCGCAAGGGCTACCCGGAGGGCATGGCACTCCGCGTGGTCCGCCAGGCCCTGGAAGAAGAGGGCGAGGAAACCGAGGACTTGGGATACGAGGCGTTCTGACCGGGCCGCTCCCACGGGGGT contains:
- a CDS encoding AI-2E family transporter, whose translation is MAPTDETVQVTQDTASLGTTPPTQPPTGADAGRGARMPRWLPRAMVLALALIACFQLGSWAFHQLTGLLINVLIAFFLALAVEPAVSWMAARGLRRGFATFLVFLSVVIASAGFITLMGSMLAGQIVDMVEDFPDYLDKVISWINQTFHTDLSRVEVQDSLVHSDWLQKYVQNSASGVLDVSAQVLGGLFQLLTILLFSFYFAADGPRLRRALCSVLPPARQAEVLRAWEIAVDKTGGYLYSRGLMALISGIAHYILLQALGVPYAPVLAVWVGLVSQFIPTIGTYLAGALPMLIAFTVDPWYALWVLVFVVVYQQFENYMLQPKLTAKSVDIHPAVAFGSVIAGTALLGAVGALIAIPAVATLQAFLGAYVKRYDVTDDPRVHGHRRRGGAPLVARVRRALRGPNHPAAPAESETGQDGPDGRQ
- a CDS encoding SRPBCC family protein; translated protein: METMTVERVIAAPIEEVFSWLTTTTHYTSSPLVLRCRLARRGEGAPYGVGAVRDHLWLIGWFKERITRYDPPYATEYVVERSLPPSRHELGRMTFTEVDGGTRVCWTTRAEIPVPLLGPFLTRRLARPVITRTFGAILKAADRALTRTTAPKGSY
- a CDS encoding RNA polymerase sigma-70 factor, whose amino-acid sequence is MAEDAFNENASAEDAFNEHRPLLFTIAYEMLGSAADAEDVLQESYLRWSAVDRESVEHARAYLVRVVTRQSLNHLRAVRARREEYVGAWLPEPIRTAPEVSEDAILAESVSMAMMLVLETLNPTERAVFVLHDVFGYTHGEIAASVGRNEVSVRQIAHRARRHVHARRRRFEPDSDAGREIVQRFLRAAATGEIQSLMDLLAPDVVQISDGGGKVVAARRPITGRDDVARFVLGVIRTTTAATAVEPATYNGMPAARFVTDGELDWLVAFEIHDGRITGLYGVRNPDKLHRTEAVLPLDRGGRRTWKP
- a CDS encoding class I SAM-dependent methyltransferase; the encoded protein is MDTDWEWDESLFSGAAAHYRRGRLPYAPGLADALTEALALDGRGRLLDVGCGPGTVALPLAHSFTEVVGVDPDSGMLTEAARDAATAGVTDRTRWVRIRAEELPAGLGTFTVATFAQSFHWMDRDLVAATVRDMLRPGGALVHISDLKTEDLSVVGLPHPAVPQEAIGELVRRYLGPVRRAGRGVLPHGTPSGETAVFAGAGLHGPRRLVVPAGQALERSVDDVVSSVFSLSFSTPHLFGARRDVFEADLRRLLTEASPSGRFSERRPSTEVFVWRKDPP
- the recA gene encoding recombinase RecA; the encoded protein is MAGTDREKALDAALAQIERQFGKGAVMRMGERPNDPIEVIPTGSTALDVALGVGGIPRGRVVEVYGPESSGKTTLTLHAVANAQRAGGAVAFVDAEHALDPEYAKKLGVDIDNLILSQPDNGEQALEIVDMLVRSGALDLIVIDSVAALVPRAEIEGEMGDSHVGLQARLMSQALRKITSALNQSKTTAIFINQLREKIGVMFGSPETTTGGRALKFYASVRLDIRRIETLKDGTDAVGNRTRVKVVKNKVAPPFKQAEFDILYGQGISREGGLIDMGVEHGFVRKAGAWYTYEGDQLGQGKENSRNFLKDNPDLANEIEKKIKEKLGVGVKPEAAAAEPGADAAGTAAADDAAKTVPAPAAKATKSKTAAAKS
- the recX gene encoding recombination regulator RecX; the protein is MTRRTDWADHTASESRPGTAGRGHGGGVDQGDHGQGGGFGEDGFAEGGFGEDGFGDGGGRGRGRRRRRRGGFDGHQDSGSPSSSRAEKGEPPTGDPAERAKGICLRLLTGNPRTRKQLADALRKREIPDEVAEEVLSRFEEVGLINDSAFAEAWVESRHHGRGLARRALARELRTKGVDSTLIDEAVGQLDSEQEEETARELVARKLRSTRGLDRDKRLRRLAGMLARKGYPEGMALRVVRQALEEEGEETEDLGYEAF